The Sphingomonas aliaeris genome segment TCCTCGATCTGGGCGTCAAGGCGGGGCTGGTCGAGAAATCCGGCGCATGGTTCAGCTATGACAGCGTCCGCATCGGCCAGGGGCGCGAGAATTCGAAGACGTTCCTGAAGAACAATCCGGAAATGTGCGATCGTCTGGAACAGGCGATCCGCACGCGGACGGACAAGGTCGCCGAAGAGATGATGGCCGGCCCAGAGCCAGAGGACGACACCGACGAGGTCTGAGGTCCAGCGCCGCCCGGCCGACGGGGCGGCGGGATGCCCCGGCTGTCGCGCCGACCGAGGCTCCGTGACCTCGAAAGGCGATAAAGCGAATATCGGTCGCTGGGTATCGCGACGGAAATTACACGGCGGCGTGCCCGTATCGCGCGTCGCACACACATGGAAAGGCTCGCCCGCGCTGGCGAGCCTTTCGCGTTGGCGTTTGCGGTCGCCGTCGGGCTGACCCACGCCATGTCCGTGGCATTGCAGTGGATTTACCGGCCGCAGCGTGATTAGGGTCGATCCGGAACAGACAGACCGGAGCGCGCCATGACCTTGATCGTTCATCACCTCGAAAATTCGCGCTCGCAACGCATCCTGTGGATGCTCGAGGAACTCGGCCTGCCTTACGAGATCAAGCGATACGAACGCGACAAGGTGACGATGCTTGCCCCGCCCGAATTGCGCGCCGTGCATCCGCTGGGCAAATCGCCGGTGCTCGAAGACACCGAATCCGCTGGCGGTCGCGTGATCATCGAAACGGGGGCGATCTGCGAATATCTGGTCGAGAAGGCCGACGGCAAGCTCGGCGCACCTGCGCATCGCGATTCGGCATTATTGTACCGGCAGTTCCTGCATTATGCCGAAGGCTCGATGATGCCGCCGCTGCTTCTGCTGCTGGTCCTCGGTCGAATCCCGTTCTTCGGCAAGCGCGCGATCAAGCGGGTCCAGCCGATGGCCGCCGTCCATCTCGATTTCGTCGAAAGCGAACTTGCCAAGCGCCCGTGGCTCGCCGGCGAGGAACTGACCGCCGCCGACATCATGATGAGTTTCCCGCTGGAGGCGGCACGCGGTCGCGCCGGGCTGGATGGCTCGAGGCCAGCGACGATCGCATGGTTGAACAAGATCCACGCGCGCCCAGCCTACCAGACCGCGCTCAAGAAGGGCGGCCCCTACGCCTATGCGTAAGGGCCGTACCTTCGCTCAACCCTGAAAGCTGTCGCGATCGACCTTCGGGCCTGTACCCGCAGGGGCGGGGAGCGGTTCGATGACTGGCGATTCCAGCGGGTCGAGCTGCCCCTCCCACTTCGCGATCACCGCGCTCGCGACGGCGTTGCCGACCACGTTGGTGGCGGATCGGCCCATGTCGAGGAAGTGATCGACGGCGACGATCAGCAGCAGCCCGGCCTCCGGAATATCGAAGAAGGCGAGCGTCGCCGCGATGACGACCAGGCTGGCGCGCGGCACGCCCGCCACGCCCTTCGACGTGACCATCAGGACGAGTAGCATCAGGATCTGGTGCCCGAGCGTCAGCGGAATGCCATACGCCTGCGCGATGAACATCGTCGCGAAGGTCATGTAGATCATCGACCCGTCCAGGTTGAACGAATAGCCCAGCGGCAGCACGAAGCTGGCGATGCGCGGCGGGACGCCGAACCGGTCCAGCGCCTCCAGCGTACGCGGATAGGCGGCTTCCGACGATGCGGTCGAGAAAGCGAGCAGCAGCGGCTCGCGAATATACCGCACCAACTGTGTCGTCCGCGGCCCGACGATCAGGAAGCAAACCCCGATCAACAGGCACCACAGGATGCCCATGCCGATGTAGAAGGTCCCCATAAAATAGGCGAGGCTGGCGATGATCGACGGTCCGCGTTCGGCGAGCGTCCCCGCCACCGCGGCGAACACCGCAAACGGCGCGAACCGCATGACATAGTTCGTCACCTGCAGCATTACCTGCGCCAGCGCGTCGATCCCGCGGACCAGGGGCGCG includes the following:
- a CDS encoding glutathione S-transferase family protein, with product MTLIVHHLENSRSQRILWMLEELGLPYEIKRYERDKVTMLAPPELRAVHPLGKSPVLEDTESAGGRVIIETGAICEYLVEKADGKLGAPAHRDSALLYRQFLHYAEGSMMPPLLLLLVLGRIPFFGKRAIKRVQPMAAVHLDFVESELAKRPWLAGEELTAADIMMSFPLEAARGRAGLDGSRPATIAWLNKIHARPAYQTALKKGGPYAYA
- a CDS encoding dicarboxylate/amino acid:cation symporter, whose product is MGKRLTYFILIGLVAGMIVGLAVNGYYDDNGGAGTKFAGEIAGYFSIVTALFLRLIKMIIAPLVFSTLVVGIAHMGDTQALGRIGFRAVGWFLCASLVSLLLGLVLVNFFQPGVGLAIPIPPAEAASGIDRAAFNLKDFITHIVPASMVDAMAKNEILQIVVFSLFVGVAITAVGEKAAPLVRGIDALAQVMLQVTNYVMRFAPFAVFAAVAGTLAERGPSIIASLAYFMGTFYIGMGILWCLLIGVCFLIVGPRTTQLVRYIREPLLLAFSTASSEAAYPRTLEALDRFGVPPRIASFVLPLGYSFNLDGSMIYMTFATMFIAQAYGIPLTLGHQILMLLVLMVTSKGVAGVPRASLVVIAATLAFFDIPEAGLLLIVAVDHFLDMGRSATNVVGNAVASAVIAKWEGQLDPLESPVIEPLPAPAGTGPKVDRDSFQG